Proteins found in one Sporosarcina jeotgali genomic segment:
- a CDS encoding methyl-accepting chemotaxis protein: MKKSKSIVFKLSTLIIGVFLLLFALYAFGTMIYTHSITVNDAEELATKDTERVALKLSEQFKQTDESLSTTKRVLETMNSNSKLAATDVLSVLQANLEGNPNAVSMSAVFEKGVLSTDGLSDSDQKLIDSEGRFIPFLLKTEDGIQINFASGYEESGGGDWYLKPKSDKKSYFQEPISYEVDGKNMSFTSLTVPLLSKSGDFTGVISANMSLEFLAGLTKEIAPEGGYASVISDDGVLIQNSLKEQMNNSNMKDAIDWQPVKDKLKAGKADSLYVDSKTYNEKAFNAFAPITLNGFEETWSVQTVLPRGVIIGPFERIVIFTLIAAAVIVVLMGLVTAFFVYRHINPLTRVQQSMEMAASGDLTEQVDVSKLKQDEIGSVAVSYNHMLSQTNEALAEVLSASSRLTDSSAQVNHAFEEIVASSQEVSVATEEIAQGASKQSEDTEETSHRMGDLAEQITAISALSENMDGLSRQTVESTQNGLTEVDRLREQNELANRMNEQVEQQMTALTDKISGINSVITSIQDITAQTNLLALNASIEAARAGEHGKGFAVVADEVRKLAEQSSRETGTIQQTVQEILDQSKATVEVIAQNTKSMKSQSESVASTEESFALNAQLTDEMNKAIAELSANLSEMIVNKDQAILAIQSVSAVSEETAASAEQVSASSVAQQQELERVADSVQQMTRIASELQQVVERFELAKQE; this comes from the coding sequence ATGAAAAAATCGAAAAGTATCGTATTTAAACTGTCCACGCTTATTATAGGAGTCTTTCTCTTACTATTTGCACTCTATGCATTTGGAACTATGATCTACACCCACAGCATTACTGTCAATGATGCTGAGGAACTGGCAACAAAAGATACAGAACGAGTTGCATTAAAGCTAAGTGAACAGTTTAAGCAAACAGATGAATCGCTTAGTACAACAAAACGAGTATTGGAAACGATGAATTCGAATTCGAAATTAGCTGCGACGGATGTATTATCAGTTCTTCAAGCAAATCTCGAAGGAAATCCGAATGCGGTCAGCATGAGTGCTGTGTTTGAAAAAGGGGTTCTTTCTACAGACGGTCTATCAGATTCTGATCAGAAACTTATAGATTCTGAAGGACGATTTATTCCTTTTTTATTGAAAACCGAAGATGGCATTCAAATAAATTTTGCAAGTGGCTATGAAGAATCAGGCGGGGGTGATTGGTACTTAAAACCGAAGTCTGATAAAAAATCTTATTTCCAAGAACCGATTTCGTATGAGGTAGATGGAAAGAACATGAGCTTCACTTCATTAACAGTGCCGTTACTATCTAAAAGCGGTGACTTCACAGGGGTTATTAGTGCGAATATGTCACTGGAATTTCTAGCTGGATTAACAAAAGAAATTGCCCCTGAAGGCGGATATGCTTCCGTGATATCTGATGATGGCGTTCTGATCCAAAACAGTCTGAAAGAGCAAATGAATAATTCGAATATGAAGGACGCCATCGATTGGCAGCCCGTGAAAGACAAGTTAAAGGCAGGAAAAGCAGATTCACTGTATGTGGATTCGAAAACCTATAACGAAAAAGCATTTAACGCCTTTGCACCGATTACGTTGAATGGTTTTGAAGAGACTTGGTCCGTACAAACGGTATTGCCGCGCGGGGTCATCATCGGACCGTTTGAACGCATTGTCATTTTTACGCTAATTGCGGCAGCTGTTATCGTTGTATTAATGGGTCTTGTTACGGCGTTCTTTGTTTACCGCCATATAAATCCGTTGACACGCGTACAGCAATCGATGGAAATGGCAGCTTCGGGAGATTTAACGGAACAAGTTGATGTGAGTAAGCTGAAACAAGACGAAATTGGCTCTGTTGCTGTTTCATATAATCACATGCTCAGCCAAACAAATGAAGCACTTGCAGAAGTGCTGTCTGCTTCATCACGGCTTACAGATTCGTCCGCACAGGTAAATCACGCATTTGAAGAAATCGTTGCGTCTAGCCAAGAGGTATCAGTTGCGACCGAAGAGATTGCTCAAGGAGCATCTAAACAATCGGAAGATACGGAAGAGACGAGCCACCGCATGGGAGATCTGGCAGAGCAGATTACTGCGATTTCTGCACTCTCTGAAAATATGGATGGCTTATCCCGTCAAACGGTAGAGTCTACGCAAAACGGACTTACAGAAGTCGATCGTCTGCGCGAACAAAATGAGCTGGCGAACCGTATGAACGAACAAGTGGAGCAGCAAATGACAGCCTTAACGGATAAGATCTCAGGGATTAACAGCGTTATCACATCCATACAGGACATCACAGCCCAAACAAACTTGCTGGCGCTTAACGCGAGCATTGAAGCAGCACGGGCAGGTGAGCATGGCAAAGGATTTGCTGTAGTTGCTGACGAAGTGCGGAAGCTTGCAGAGCAGTCAAGTCGTGAGACAGGAACGATTCAGCAGACTGTTCAAGAAATTTTAGACCAATCCAAAGCCACCGTTGAAGTAATTGCTCAAAATACAAAATCGATGAAGAGTCAGAGTGAGTCTGTAGCAAGTACAGAAGAATCATTCGCGCTTAATGCACAGCTGACTGATGAAATGAATAAAGCGATTGCAGAACTCTCTGCGAATCTCTCTGAAATGATTGTGAACAAAGATCAGGCAATCCTGGCAATTCAAAGCGTTTCAGCAGTTTCAGAAGAGACCGCTGCATCTGCGGAGCAAGTAAGTGCATCTTCAGTCGCCCAGCAGCAAGAGTTGGAGCGTGTTGCAGACTCGGTCCAGCAAATGACAAGAATCGCTAGTGAACTTCAACAAGTCGTTGAACGGTTTGAACTCGCAAAACAGGAATAG
- a CDS encoding ribonucleoside-diphosphate reductase subunit alpha, giving the protein MTLTRETNDTTRVLEALQEEFGAERIAPLTQASDKWLLKHAEGGLAEWSKAMILESLSLIDEASSYWTFVAARLYLQKLYADQQQLRGAAVYSNFAGHVASLVEQGLYTEDLMKNYSTDELTAIGALIKPERDKLFTYIGLKTLMDRYAAVNYSKVPVELPQERWLVIAMTLMQRETGDRIGKIAEAYWAMSNLYMTVATPTLSNAGKPHGQLSSCFIDTVDDSLTGIYNSNTDIANLSKYGGGIGVYMGKVRSRGSSIRGFKGASSGVLPWIKQLNNTAVSVDQLGQRQGAVAVYLDVWHKDIFTFLDLKLNNGDERLRAHDIFTGVCLPDLFMEAVDARADWHLFDPHEVRTVMGYSLEDSYDEAKGAGTFRERYEACVNHPEISKETVPAIEIMKRIMRSQLETGTPYMFYRDEVNRANPNKHAGIVYSSNLCSEIMQNMSATEFESVTLEDDIVVTRSKPGDFVVCNLSSVNLGKAVPAGVLERLIPIQVRMLDNVIDLNKIPVVQAQRTNSRYRGIGLGTFGWHHLLALEGIQWESDDAVEFADRLYEQIAYLTIRSSMEIAGEKGAYPLFEGSDWETGAYFDKREYVSEEWNELRKSVAETGIRNGYLMAVAPNSSTSVIAGSTASIDPVFKPFYHEEKKDYKLPVIAPDLNHNTYDVYRRSAYIVDQRWSIKQNAARQRHIDQSISFNFYVPNNIRASVLLNLHLQAWKSGMKTTYYTRSTASEIEECEWCHS; this is encoded by the coding sequence ATGACACTAACCCGCGAAACGAATGATACAACACGCGTGCTGGAAGCTTTACAGGAGGAATTTGGTGCGGAACGAATTGCACCACTCACACAAGCGAGTGATAAATGGCTTTTAAAACATGCTGAGGGCGGACTTGCAGAATGGTCAAAAGCGATGATTCTTGAATCGTTAAGTCTAATTGATGAAGCATCCAGTTATTGGACGTTTGTCGCAGCACGTCTTTATTTGCAAAAATTGTATGCCGATCAGCAACAGCTTCGCGGAGCGGCGGTTTATTCGAACTTTGCGGGTCACGTCGCGTCTCTTGTCGAACAAGGTCTTTACACGGAAGACTTGATGAAAAACTATTCAACAGACGAATTGACAGCAATCGGAGCTCTCATTAAACCCGAGCGGGACAAGCTGTTTACATATATCGGCTTGAAAACGCTGATGGATCGCTATGCAGCGGTAAACTACTCGAAAGTTCCTGTAGAGCTGCCCCAAGAGCGCTGGCTTGTCATTGCAATGACTCTCATGCAGCGCGAAACAGGCGATCGCATTGGTAAAATCGCTGAAGCCTATTGGGCGATGAGCAACCTGTACATGACAGTTGCAACGCCTACGCTATCAAATGCAGGAAAACCGCATGGCCAGCTATCCAGCTGTTTCATTGACACAGTCGATGATTCATTAACTGGAATTTATAATAGCAACACCGATATCGCAAACTTATCGAAATATGGCGGCGGAATTGGCGTCTATATGGGGAAAGTACGCTCACGCGGGTCATCAATCCGCGGATTCAAAGGCGCTTCAAGCGGAGTTCTTCCTTGGATCAAACAATTGAATAACACAGCAGTAAGCGTAGATCAGCTTGGACAGCGTCAAGGGGCGGTAGCTGTTTATCTGGATGTTTGGCATAAAGATATTTTCACATTCCTGGATCTTAAATTGAATAACGGAGATGAGCGTCTTCGCGCACATGATATTTTCACAGGTGTCTGCTTGCCTGACTTATTCATGGAAGCTGTCGATGCCCGTGCTGACTGGCATTTGTTTGACCCGCATGAAGTTCGTACGGTAATGGGATATTCACTAGAAGACTCTTATGATGAAGCGAAGGGTGCCGGTACATTCCGCGAACGCTACGAAGCGTGTGTGAATCATCCGGAAATTTCGAAAGAGACTGTGCCGGCGATTGAAATTATGAAACGTATTATGCGCAGCCAGCTTGAAACAGGTACGCCATATATGTTCTACCGGGATGAAGTGAATCGTGCAAACCCGAATAAGCACGCAGGTATCGTGTATTCAAGTAACTTATGTTCAGAAATCATGCAAAACATGAGTGCTACGGAATTTGAGTCTGTCACATTGGAAGACGATATCGTAGTGACACGTTCAAAACCAGGTGACTTCGTAGTTTGTAACTTATCCTCCGTCAACTTAGGGAAAGCTGTTCCTGCAGGCGTGCTGGAGCGTTTAATTCCCATTCAAGTCCGCATGCTCGATAACGTAATTGATTTGAACAAGATTCCTGTCGTTCAAGCACAGCGTACCAATAGCCGTTACCGCGGAATTGGACTTGGCACTTTCGGATGGCACCACCTGCTTGCACTTGAAGGCATTCAATGGGAGTCGGATGATGCAGTTGAATTTGCGGATCGTCTGTACGAGCAAATTGCATACTTAACGATTCGATCATCTATGGAAATTGCCGGTGAAAAGGGAGCATATCCATTATTCGAAGGTTCAGACTGGGAAACAGGTGCATACTTCGACAAACGCGAATACGTATCAGAAGAATGGAATGAACTGCGTAAAAGTGTTGCTGAAACGGGCATACGCAACGGATATCTAATGGCCGTTGCACCGAACAGTTCAACGTCTGTTATCGCAGGCTCTACAGCTTCGATTGACCCTGTATTCAAGCCGTTCTATCATGAAGAAAAGAAAGATTATAAATTACCGGTCATTGCACCGGATTTGAACCACAATACGTACGATGTTTACCGTCGTTCTGCATATATTGTCGATCAGCGCTGGTCGATTAAGCAAAACGCTGCGCGTCAGCGTCACATTGACCAATCAATTTCGTTCAACTTCTATGTACCGAATAATATCCGTGCTTCCGTGTTGCTTAATCTCCACTTGCAAGCTTGGAAATCGGGCATGAAAACAACGTACTATACGCGTTCAACTGCTTCAGAAATTGAGGAGTGCGAATGGTGTCATTCTTAA
- a CDS encoding flavodoxin, whose product MVSFLIAYASWSGNTAETAELIEQTLAAGGASVKMHRIGTGPVPDYREFDAMIVGSFTWDQGSTPDEVKDFVLDVGAKPDHVYVFGTGDTQFGGDELFCSAAVKLARFYNSALEPLKIEQSPRGAQEIRVTAWAEGVLDHWRHLHELTY is encoded by the coding sequence ATGGTGTCATTCTTAATTGCCTATGCTTCATGGAGCGGCAATACTGCAGAAACTGCGGAACTGATTGAACAGACATTAGCTGCCGGCGGAGCATCTGTTAAGATGCATCGCATTGGCACGGGTCCTGTGCCGGATTATCGAGAGTTCGATGCGATGATCGTCGGTTCCTTCACATGGGACCAAGGTTCTACACCTGACGAAGTGAAGGATTTCGTACTGGATGTTGGAGCAAAACCAGATCATGTGTATGTATTTGGAACGGGTGATACACAATTCGGCGGTGATGAGTTGTTTTGCAGCGCTGCTGTGAAGTTGGCCCGTTTTTATAACTCAGCGCTTGAGCCGCTGAAAATTGAACAAAGCCCGCGTGGTGCGCAAGAAATTCGCGTGACAGCCTGGGCAGAAGGAGTGCTAGACCATTGGAGACACTTACACGAGTTAACGTACTGA
- a CDS encoding ribonucleotide-diphosphate reductase subunit beta yields METLTRVNVLNPANPNKATAIFGGEASGILNWNNLAHPHFYTLRQRIRALFWTANEVDMTQDVKQFANLSKAEQDAFLKIIGLLATLDGPQTVIAMKIADFATDPSVKSIMATIADQESEHNHSYAYVLSSVTTYDKQVESFEMGRSDEVLMKRNERIVEIYNEFATNPTIETVLKAMVYTTLLEGLFFYSGFAFFYNLARHQKMVGTSTMISYINRDELQHGKAISDIFRAALAENPEYNTEEFTEWIYDQFRYSVEQETIWSRYVLADIDGIDLDEMDGYVKYRANKMLRMLGLSEIYPEFIDNPMKWIRAYTDNFDGTKTDFFEQTSRQYVKTSDLNGFDDL; encoded by the coding sequence TTGGAGACACTTACACGAGTTAACGTACTGAATCCAGCAAATCCAAACAAAGCAACTGCGATTTTTGGCGGGGAAGCGAGTGGTATCCTGAACTGGAACAACTTAGCGCACCCTCATTTCTATACATTGCGCCAGCGAATCCGTGCATTGTTCTGGACAGCGAACGAAGTGGATATGACACAAGATGTGAAGCAATTCGCCAATCTCTCTAAAGCGGAGCAAGATGCTTTTTTAAAGATTATCGGTTTGTTAGCAACGCTTGACGGTCCGCAGACAGTTATCGCGATGAAGATTGCAGACTTTGCGACGGATCCATCCGTTAAGTCAATCATGGCAACAATCGCTGACCAAGAGAGCGAGCATAACCACAGCTACGCATACGTACTGTCCTCGGTGACTACTTACGACAAGCAAGTGGAATCGTTTGAGATGGGACGATCAGACGAAGTACTAATGAAGCGAAACGAACGCATTGTTGAGATTTACAATGAATTCGCAACAAATCCAACGATTGAAACCGTACTGAAAGCAATGGTTTACACAACGCTGCTTGAAGGGCTGTTTTTCTACAGTGGATTTGCGTTCTTCTACAATTTAGCCCGTCATCAGAAGATGGTCGGTACGTCAACAATGATTTCGTACATTAACCGTGACGAGCTGCAGCACGGAAAAGCAATCAGTGACATCTTCCGCGCGGCGCTTGCGGAAAACCCAGAGTACAATACAGAAGAGTTCACGGAATGGATTTACGATCAGTTCCGTTACTCCGTAGAGCAAGAAACAATCTGGAGCCGCTATGTGCTCGCTGATATCGACGGTATTGACTTGGATGAAATGGACGGCTATGTAAAATACCGCGCCAACAAAATGCTTCGCATGCTCGGGCTCAGTGAGATCTATCCGGAATTCATCGACAATCCTATGAAGTGGATCCGTGCGTATACGGACAACTTTGATGGCACGAAAACGGACTTCTTTGAGCAGACTTCCCGTCAATACGTGAAAACTAGTGACTTAAACGGTTTCGACGATCTATAA
- a CDS encoding DUF3784 domain-containing protein yields the protein MIIMLSVIVLFLGLGVVLINGKGSFLIAGFNTLPSEEKEKVNVIALCKFMGKMMFALSFSMLFWLLGEAYDSNWLFCMGLILFLALVVFMLIFINTGNRFKK from the coding sequence ATGATTATTATGCTATCGGTTATTGTATTGTTTCTAGGATTAGGAGTTGTATTAATAAACGGCAAAGGATCTTTTTTAATTGCAGGATTTAACACACTGCCTTCAGAAGAGAAAGAAAAGGTTAATGTGATTGCGCTCTGTAAATTTATGGGTAAAATGATGTTTGCTTTGTCATTTAGTATGCTTTTTTGGTTACTTGGTGAAGCTTACGATAGTAATTGGTTGTTCTGCATGGGTCTAATTCTATTTTTAGCTTTAGTGGTCTTTATGCTTATATTTATAAATACCGGAAATAGATTTAAAAAGTAG
- a CDS encoding RNA polymerase sigma factor codes for MVDDFEEVYLEYSDKIYGFIFLLVRHKETAEDLTQETFYKAIKRLDHFKNQASLLTWLLKIARNVTYDHFRRKRIIRFISLGNENEIDSESPSPESTAMNKEEITQLYSALYRLKNDYRDVLILRKVNECSIKETAYILGWTEAKVKAKMTRGFVALRKEFDGKEGFINGSIKRI; via the coding sequence TTGGTAGATGATTTTGAAGAAGTCTATTTGGAGTATAGCGACAAGATTTATGGCTTTATTTTTCTGCTTGTACGACATAAAGAAACTGCTGAAGATTTGACGCAGGAAACGTTTTATAAGGCCATAAAGAGGCTAGATCATTTTAAAAACCAAGCTTCACTTTTAACATGGCTCTTGAAAATAGCTCGAAATGTGACCTATGACCACTTTAGAAGGAAAAGAATTATCCGATTTATTAGTTTGGGAAATGAAAACGAGATTGACTCTGAAAGTCCATCTCCTGAGAGCACAGCAATGAATAAAGAGGAAATCACTCAATTATATTCAGCCTTATACAGACTGAAAAATGACTATAGAGATGTACTGATTCTTAGAAAAGTAAATGAATGTTCTATTAAAGAAACGGCCTATATATTGGGGTGGACGGAAGCGAAAGTGAAAGCGAAAATGACCAGGGGATTCGTGGCATTAAGAAAGGAATTTGACGGAAAGGAAGGTTTTATAAATGGATCCATCAAAAGAATTTGA
- a CDS encoding putative holin-like toxin — protein sequence MVTYEAMNMLFQFGMFLAAMATAVVATIALFINRKK from the coding sequence ATGGTGACATACGAGGCAATGAACATGTTATTCCAATTTGGGATGTTCCTCGCAGCAATGGCGACAGCCGTTGTAGCGACGATTGCTCTATTCATCAACAGAAAAAAGTAA
- a CDS encoding GrpB family protein: MQLGLKNDEVRLESYTPEWKDEFIKVKKELMEYTKLEDYRIEHIGSTAITGMSAKPLIDIVVGVDDLQEVDKPLLKSFSKAGFLRLRVERPGEIVLA, from the coding sequence TTGCAATTAGGACTAAAAAACGATGAAGTCAGATTAGAAAGCTACACACCCGAATGGAAAGATGAATTTATTAAAGTCAAAAAAGAATTAATGGAGTACACAAAGCTTGAGGATTATCGCATTGAGCATATTGGAAGTACAGCGATCACAGGTATGTCTGCAAAACCATTAATAGATATCGTAGTAGGCGTTGATGATCTACAAGAGGTGGATAAACCGTTATTGAAAAGCTTTAGTAAGGCAGGTTTCTTAAGGTTGAGAGTCGAGAGACCTGGGGAGATTGTGCTAGCATAG
- a CDS encoding nitrate reductase subunit alpha: MKKTKFNLNYFKPVEKYSGNWSVLEEKNRDWENMYRQRWSHDKVVRTTHGVNCTGSCSWKVFVKNGIITWENQQIDYPSCGPDMPEFEPRGCPRGASFSWYEYSPLRIKYPYIRGKLWRMWGQALTEHKDPVKAWASIVEDPEKSTEYKQARGKGGHVRIHWRDATMLISAQLIYTIQKYGPDRIAGFTPIPAMSMVSYASGARFISLIGGEMLSFYDWYADLPPSSPQIWGEQTDVPESSDWFNAGYIIMWGSNVPLTRTPDAHFMTEVRYKGTKVVSVAPDYAESVTHADDWIAANPGTDAAVAQAMTHVILDEFYEQRKEPMFMNYAKQYTDMPFLVFLDEHEGAYKAGRFLRASDIGQESQHAEWKPVILDESVNEIIVPNGTMGQRWEDDVKWNLLLDKEDGTCVEPALSIADADAEWKEIHFPFFDNLSNGVFTRPIPTKVLTMADGTTRRVATVYDIMLSQYGVKRIGSDLEAKDYFDKSSIYTPAWQEKITSVKPELVIQIAREFAQNALDTGGRSMIIMGAGINHWFNSDTIYRAILNLVTLTASQGVNGGGWAHYVGQEKCRPIEGWSTIAFARDWQAPPRLQNATSFFYFATNQWKYEEAGTQSLMSPLGGQARYEHPADYNVLAARLGWLPSYPQFNKNSLQLTEEAAKEGKTTTPEIVEYVKEQLTSGKMDFAVEDPDAPENFPRSLFVWRSNLVSSSAKGQEYFMKHLFGASDGLLAKPNERMKPEEVVWRDEVEGKLDLLVALDFRMTTTPLYADIVLPAATWYEKVDLSSTDMHPFVHPFNPAVDPLWESRSDWDIYRSIAETFSEMAKTHLPGVYKDLVTSPLAHDSIQEIAQPHGDVKDWKKGEVEAIPGKTMPGMTIVERDYTKVYDKYVTLGPLLSTGKVGAHGVSFSVAEEYEMMKGINGVYEDDTIKDGLPKLHTAKHAAEAMLTLSSATNGRVSQKAFVSAEHDTGVELKDISADRAAERFTFASITAQPREVIPTPVFSGSNKLGRRYSPFTTNIERKVPFRTLTGRQHFYLDHELFLDFGEALPVYKPTLPPLVLGPHDRPVAGTEDSLVLRYLTPHGKWNIHSTYQDNQHMLTLFRGGPTVWISDVDAIAHDIDDNAWLEVYNRNGVVTARAVVSHRIPKGTMYMYHAQDKHIQVPGSEITEERGGSHNAPTRIHMKPTQMVGGYAQLSYGFNYYGPIGNQRDEYVAVRKMKEVNWLED, encoded by the coding sequence ATGAAGAAAACGAAATTCAATTTGAATTACTTCAAGCCAGTTGAAAAGTATTCGGGTAATTGGTCTGTGCTTGAAGAGAAAAATCGTGATTGGGAAAACATGTACCGCCAGCGTTGGTCGCATGACAAAGTAGTCCGGACAACACACGGGGTCAACTGTACAGGTTCATGCAGTTGGAAAGTGTTCGTCAAGAACGGAATCATTACTTGGGAAAACCAACAAATCGACTACCCTTCCTGTGGCCCGGATATGCCGGAGTTCGAACCGCGCGGCTGCCCTCGGGGAGCATCATTCTCTTGGTACGAATATAGCCCGCTCCGTATTAAATACCCGTACATCAGAGGGAAGTTGTGGCGCATGTGGGGCCAGGCGCTGACAGAGCATAAAGATCCTGTCAAAGCGTGGGCAAGCATTGTAGAAGATCCAGAGAAGTCAACAGAATATAAACAAGCCCGAGGAAAAGGCGGTCATGTTCGTATTCATTGGCGTGATGCAACGATGCTCATCTCCGCTCAGCTCATTTATACGATTCAAAAATACGGTCCTGACCGTATTGCAGGCTTTACTCCGATTCCTGCGATGTCGATGGTCAGTTATGCATCTGGAGCGCGTTTCATTTCCCTGATTGGTGGAGAAATGCTCAGTTTCTACGATTGGTATGCGGATCTGCCGCCATCTTCACCGCAAATATGGGGTGAGCAGACAGATGTACCTGAGTCGAGTGACTGGTTCAATGCAGGATACATCATCATGTGGGGTTCAAACGTGCCGCTAACTCGGACACCGGATGCGCACTTCATGACGGAAGTCCGATATAAGGGAACGAAGGTAGTATCGGTTGCACCGGACTATGCAGAAAGCGTTACGCATGCGGATGACTGGATCGCAGCAAACCCAGGAACCGACGCGGCTGTCGCTCAAGCGATGACGCATGTCATTCTTGACGAATTCTACGAACAGCGCAAAGAGCCGATGTTCATGAATTATGCTAAACAATATACAGACATGCCGTTCCTCGTCTTTTTGGATGAGCACGAAGGGGCATATAAAGCTGGACGATTCCTGCGCGCGAGTGATATCGGTCAAGAATCACAGCACGCAGAGTGGAAGCCGGTCATTCTCGACGAAAGCGTCAATGAAATCATCGTTCCAAATGGAACAATGGGACAGCGCTGGGAGGATGACGTTAAATGGAACTTATTGCTCGATAAAGAAGATGGTACATGCGTTGAACCTGCACTCTCAATTGCAGATGCAGACGCGGAATGGAAAGAAATCCATTTCCCATTCTTCGATAATTTATCGAATGGGGTATTCACCCGTCCGATTCCAACGAAAGTACTTACAATGGCAGACGGTACAACCAGACGCGTCGCAACTGTTTACGACATCATGCTCAGCCAATATGGTGTGAAACGGATTGGCAGTGACTTGGAAGCGAAAGATTACTTCGATAAATCTTCCATCTATACGCCTGCTTGGCAAGAGAAGATTACAAGCGTGAAACCGGAACTTGTGATCCAGATTGCTCGGGAATTTGCACAGAATGCACTTGATACAGGCGGACGCTCCATGATCATTATGGGCGCAGGAATTAACCACTGGTTTAACAGTGACACGATTTACCGTGCAATCTTGAACTTGGTAACGCTGACAGCTTCACAAGGTGTGAATGGCGGAGGCTGGGCGCATTACGTTGGACAAGAGAAATGCCGTCCGATCGAAGGCTGGAGCACGATTGCCTTTGCGCGTGACTGGCAGGCACCGCCGCGTTTGCAGAACGCAACGTCCTTCTTCTACTTCGCGACGAATCAGTGGAAATATGAAGAAGCTGGAACTCAATCCTTGATGTCGCCGCTCGGCGGTCAAGCTAGATATGAACACCCGGCGGACTACAATGTCCTGGCAGCACGTCTTGGCTGGCTTCCTTCCTATCCGCAGTTCAATAAGAATAGTCTTCAGTTAACAGAAGAAGCTGCGAAAGAAGGGAAAACAACAACACCTGAAATTGTAGAGTATGTGAAAGAGCAGCTGACTTCAGGAAAAATGGACTTTGCAGTAGAAGATCCGGATGCACCGGAAAACTTCCCGAGAAGCCTATTCGTCTGGCGTTCAAACTTGGTGTCCAGTTCAGCGAAAGGTCAAGAATACTTCATGAAGCACCTATTCGGAGCTTCTGATGGATTGCTGGCTAAACCTAACGAACGCATGAAACCGGAAGAAGTCGTCTGGCGCGATGAAGTAGAAGGCAAACTCGACTTGCTCGTAGCGCTCGATTTCCGAATGACCACAACACCGTTATACGCGGATATCGTACTGCCTGCAGCAACGTGGTATGAAAAAGTAGACTTGTCTTCAACGGACATGCACCCATTCGTTCACCCGTTCAATCCGGCGGTTGACCCGCTTTGGGAATCCCGTTCTGACTGGGATATTTATCGATCCATTGCAGAAACGTTCTCAGAAATGGCGAAAACCCATTTGCCTGGTGTTTACAAAGACCTGGTCACATCACCGCTTGCTCACGACTCCATTCAAGAGATTGCTCAGCCGCACGGCGATGTGAAAGATTGGAAGAAAGGCGAAGTTGAAGCTATCCCAGGGAAGACGATGCCAGGAATGACAATCGTGGAGCGTGATTATACAAAAGTCTATGACAAATACGTCACACTCGGTCCGCTTTTATCAACAGGGAAAGTCGGAGCACACGGTGTAAGCTTCTCAGTAGCTGAGGAGTACGAGATGATGAAAGGCATCAACGGTGTCTACGAAGACGACACCATCAAGGATGGATTGCCTAAACTGCACACTGCGAAACATGCAGCCGAAGCGATGTTGACTCTATCTTCTGCGACAAATGGCCGCGTCTCTCAAAAAGCATTCGTATCAGCGGAACACGACACTGGCGTAGAGTTGAAAGATATTTCGGCAGACCGTGCAGCAGAACGCTTCACATTCGCGAGCATCACAGCCCAGCCGCGTGAGGTCATCCCGACGCCAGTCTTCAGCGGATCTAACAAACTAGGCCGCAGATATTCACCATTTACAACGAATATTGAACGCAAGGTGCCGTTCAGAACACTGACAGGGCGTCAGCATTTCTATTTAGACCATGAATTGTTCTTAGACTTTGGAGAAGCGCTGCCGGTCTATAAACCGACGTTGCCGCCGCTAGTACTCGGACCGCATGACCGTCCGGTTGCAGGAACAGAAGATTCACTAGTCTTGCGCTATTTGACACCGCACGGAAAGTGGAACATTCACTCGACGTATCAGGACAACCAGCACATGCTGACGCTGTTCCGCGGAGGACCGACTGTATGGATCTCCGATGTAGATGCGATAGCACATGATATTGATGATAATGCTTGGCTTGAAGTGTATAACCGGAATGGTGTCGTAACTGCACGTGCTGTAGTCAGTCACCGGATTCCTAAAGGCACGATGTACATGTACCATGCACAAGACAAACACATTCAAGTTCCTGGTTCAGAAATTACGGAAGAACGCGGAGGCAGTCACAACGCACCAACTCGTATTCATATGAAACCTACTCAAATGGTAGGCGGCTATGCACAGCTCAGTTATGGATTTAACTATTATGGACCGATTGGAAATCAGCGTGACGAATACGTAGCTGTCCGTAAAATGAAGGAGGTCAACTGGCTTGAAGATTAA